The genome window GCGCTTCGAGCCATTCTCCGGCGGTCGCCCGCTTCCGCCGGGAAGCGGAGATCACGGGGCGGCTCGATCATCCGAGCATCGTCCCGGTGCACGTTCTCGGGGAGAACGATGGGGACGGGCGGCTGTTCTACGTCATGCGGTTTCTCGGCAACGAGACCCTGGAAGACGCCATCCGCGACTACCACGAGCGGCGGGAAGCGGGGCGGGCCACGCCGCTCGCCTTCCACCGGCTGCTGAACGCCTTCGTCAGCGCCTGCCAGGCGATCGCCTACGCGCATTCGCGGCACGTGATCCATCGGGACCTGAAACCGCAGAACATCGCCCTCGACAGCTTCGGCCAAGTGATCATCCTCGACTGGGGCCTCGCCAAGGCGCTCGGAATGCAGGAGCCGATCGCGCTCCTCCACGAGGGGCGGCGGGGAACGGCCGACCAGGTCGACATGACGATGGCGGGCCAGGTCATGGGGACCCCGATGTACATGGCCCCCGAACAGGCGGCGGGACGGATCGACGAGATCGACGAGCAGACGGACGTGTACGGCCTGGGGGCGATCCTGTTCGCCATCCTGACCGGGTACGCGCCGCACGAGCTCAGCCACGACAGCCTGGCGGCGGGGAGCCAGGTCACGGCGCTGCTCGACGTGATCGTCGAGCGCCCGGCGGTGCCGCCGCGGCAGCTCAACCCCGATGTCCCCTCGGCTCTCAACGCCATCTGCCTCAAGGCGATGTCGCACGACCGCTACCGGCGGTACGCCTCGGCGGCCGCCCTCTCGGACGATCTGCAGCGGTGGATCGCCGACGAGCCGGTCTCCGCGGTCGAAGAGTCCCCGGGCAAGCGTCTGCGGCGGTGGATCGAACGGAACCGCCGGCTCTCCCAGCTCGGTTTCCTGGTGCTCGTCGTCCTCTCGCTGCTGGGGGGCATGTGGGGGATCTCGCAATACCGGGACGCGGTCGCCGCGGCGTACTTCCGCACGGAGCTCCTGGCGGACGATGCCCGTCTGCTCCAGTCGCGGATGACGCACGAGATGCAGACGCTCGCCGGGAATGCGCGGTTCATGTCGTCGGTCCCCCCCGTCTATGAAGTCTTCAAGGCCCGTGTCGCGCGGGACGCCGCCCTGGAGGCGGAATGGACCGAACGGCTGCGGCGGACCTACCGCGGCCTGCTGGACGCGAATCCCAGCTACGCCGCCGTCACGTACTGGATCGACAGTCCGGGGGCGAAGGGGGCACCGATCCGCGTGCTGGTCCCGGCGGCGGAGAACGGTCCGCTCCGCACCGACATCGCGGAGTTCATGGAGCATCATCTTCCGGAGATCGCAGCCCTCTCCGAGCGGAGCGTCTACATCGGCATGCCGGGGGCCGGGCGGGGCGCCGCGGGCGGTTCGGGGGACCAGGAGCAATTCATCGGCCGCTGCATGCTTGCGGGGATCGGCGTGTTCGACCCGGCGACCGGCCAGAAGATCGGAGGGGTCGTGATCGAGTGCAGCCTGGAAGGGCTGTTCCGGGACTACCTGGCGGGGGCGAACCATCAGAACCTGGAGATCCTGCTTGTCGACGGCACCGGCCGCTCGACGATGCAGTTCAACCGCAAGGAGGGTCTGCAGCCGTCACTCGCCTCGCCGCCGCTCGATCCCGCGATGCTGGCCTTTCTGCGGTCGGACGACGGGGGGGAAACCCAGGTCTTCTCGCCGAAGCTCTCGGCCGCCCGGATCACGTTGAACGCCGGGGCGTCGAAGAAGGTTCTGGGCCTGCTCCTGCGAGTGCCGGACTGACCGTTCCCTTCAATCCGGCCGCCCTCCCCGGGATTCCGTTCGCGATCCGTTCCGCGCCGCCGTAGTTCCCGGGATCCCTCTTCCACCGCGGCGGGAGCGGCCGACGTGTTGTCCTTCGTCATTCCAGCCCACAACGAGGAGCAGCACCTGCCGGCGACGCTCTCCGCCGCGCGGGAAGCGGGGGTACAGTGCGGGGAGCCGTTCGAGATCGTGGTCGTCAGCGACAGTTCGACCGACCGGACGGAGGCCATCGCGCGCGAGCACGGGGTGCGAGTGCTCTCGGTGGCTCACCGGCAGATCGCCGCCACGCGGAACAGCGGGGCTCGGGAGGCGCGGGGCGATCTCCTGTTCTTTGTCGATGCGGACACGCTGCCGAACGCGGCGGCGGTCCGGGCGGGGATCGAGACGCTGCGGGGCGGTGCGGTCGGGGGCGGGTGTATCCCGGTGTTCGACGGGGTTCTGCCGTTGTGGGCGCGGCTGATGTATCCCGCGTTTGTCGTGGGGATGCGGACGTTTCGGTTTGTCGGCGGGTGTTTTCTGTTTTGCACGCGGGAGGCGTTCGAGGCGATCGGCGGGTTTCCCGAGCGTTACTTTGCGGCGGAGGAGGTCGGTTTCATTCGTTCGCTGAAGGGAGTGGGGAAGTTTGTGATTCCGCGGCCGACGGTGGTGACGTCGGGGCGGAAGTTGCGGGCGCATTCGGGTCGGGAGTTGTTGGCATTGGCGGGGCGGCGTGTGGTTCGGGGCCGGAAGTTGTTGGAGGGGCGTGAGGGCTTGGCAATCTGGTACGGCCCCCGAACAGAGGATTGAGGGAAACAATGAGCACCCCCACAACCGGGTCCAGGGGCACCCTGGTGGGGGATGCAAGGGGGCCTGTGTTGTTTTCTAGGCCCCCTTGCCCGCCTGAGGCCTGGCCGTCGAGAGATGTCTGAAGGAGATCGTGTCCAAGCGCGGACGGCGTGTGGGATGCCCCTCACCTGGAACGCGGTTCCCACAAAGCGGACATCTGTTGTGCACCACGGTTCCTCATGGAAGTGCCTCCGGCGGCAAGGGGGCCTGTGTTGTTTCTTTGGCCACTTGACCCCGGCTGCCGTGGCACGATGGGATTGAGCTATACAGCCCTGCCGGCAAGGACGTTGTTCGAGCAATCTACGAGGCCCCGCCACCGCCGCGGCTGAGCATCGGAACGACGTTCTCCGGCATCTGCAAAACCATCAGCGCCATCGCCGTCGCATACTCATCCCCGATCTGCAGATCCCCCCACCGCCCATCCCCCAGCTGCATCACCAGCAACTCCTCGCGAACAGCCGGAAACCACCGGCCCCACGCTGCAGCCCCCTCCCGCCAGACCACCTGCGCCTCATAAAACCGGCCGTAATAAAAGTACTCCGCCTGCCGAGGCAACGGCGTCCCCCTCGGCCCCCGCTCCAGATACCGCACTCCCCGACGAACGGCCGCGCCACCCCCCGCCGCCCCCGCCGCCACCTCCCGACCCGCCTGAGCCAGGGCGACAACAGCCGCCGCCGAACGCGGCCACAGAGACTCCGGCGGATCCTTCACGCGGTACCGGAACCCGCCATCAGGATTCTGGCACGACATCACGAACCCCACGCCGCGATCAATCACCTCCCGCGGAACCGAGATCCCCGCCCCGCGCGCCGACAGCAACGCGATCAACTGACACGTCGTGACGGAGACATCGGAGTCATCCGGAAACGGCGTGTACCGCCAGGCCCCCTGCTCATCTTGAGCGGAAAGAATCAGCTCCACCCCCTTGCGAAGCACCGCAGCCACCCTCGATCCACCCGGCGCCAAACCGGCTCCCTCCTCCGCTCCCAGGACCTGAGACAGGTAAGCCACGGCAAAGCCGTGCCCATACATCGGCCCGTGCGTCCGGACTTCTTCCTCCACAATGAACCCGCCCGGCTGGGCCCGCGACACGAGATACCCCGTGCACCGCGTGACGATGTCTGCCCAGCGGCTCCGGACTCCCCCCGCGCACAGAAAGGCGGTCCCGCACAGCGCCGCGACCCCCACGTTGCCGGCATAAGCCCCGCGATCCCCGAAGGCTCCGTCCGCCGTCTGCCGCCCCGCGAGCCACCGCAGCCCCCGGGCGATCGCCTCGCGAGTCGCCGGCGTGACACCGTGCGGATCCTCCAGAGCCACCCCCTCTCTCAGGAACGCGTCGCTGAACACCGACGCTCCAAGCCCGATCCGGACCGCCCGGTCAAGCACTCGACGCCGCGTCTCGCGCTGCGGGTCCTCGCTGGAAGAGTCTGTTGGCATGGATGTCGTCCGTGGCTCGGTTCAGGACCGCGTCAAATACGTCACTCGGGTTCGCCCCCGCGGGCACTCAGGCCGCGGCGGAGGGCCAGCACGGCGAAGGCGGTGGCAATCAAGGGATCGTCTTCCCGCATCGTCGGGTCCTGACTAGCCCATGACCCGTCGCGACGTTGCCGGCGAATCAGTTCCTCCCCCCACAGGCCATACTCGCCATCGGCTTCGGACGTGTCGGCCCGCATCAAGACCAGTGACCTCGCCGCGACCGTGTAGAACGCGAGCCCCCTGTCCGCGCCATGCCCGGCGAACGGCGGAACGTCCCGAGCCTCCCTCCGGATGAAGGCGAGCGTCGCCCGTGACTCCCGCGAATCGACCGGCTCTCCGCAGGCCCGCCGGGCGAGCCAACCG of Planctomyces sp. SH-PL14 contains these proteins:
- a CDS encoding serine/threonine-protein kinase, which translates into the protein MPHDADESSQSSGPGGSALLPKSDFTQETFRLPRRDFAGLGSEEFNELLELGARDMASKQERDFILAALLIRGKHLGERVLRKVLKGWTPFGEIPLRDYLLKREAVSEEIVTQVEQEGREFLKSLIGRASWSTLGPPARRTSDLLERIDPSGRVAKLLGFSQIRKGVTGTEVRSYRQQFRLLRKLGQGGLGTVWLALDMSLNRYVALKEILGSASSHSPAVARFRREAEITGRLDHPSIVPVHVLGENDGDGRLFYVMRFLGNETLEDAIRDYHERREAGRATPLAFHRLLNAFVSACQAIAYAHSRHVIHRDLKPQNIALDSFGQVIILDWGLAKALGMQEPIALLHEGRRGTADQVDMTMAGQVMGTPMYMAPEQAAGRIDEIDEQTDVYGLGAILFAILTGYAPHELSHDSLAAGSQVTALLDVIVERPAVPPRQLNPDVPSALNAICLKAMSHDRYRRYASAAALSDDLQRWIADEPVSAVEESPGKRLRRWIERNRRLSQLGFLVLVVLSLLGGMWGISQYRDAVAAAYFRTELLADDARLLQSRMTHEMQTLAGNARFMSSVPPVYEVFKARVARDAALEAEWTERLRRTYRGLLDANPSYAAVTYWIDSPGAKGAPIRVLVPAAENGPLRTDIAEFMEHHLPEIAALSERSVYIGMPGAGRGAAGGSGDQEQFIGRCMLAGIGVFDPATGQKIGGVVIECSLEGLFRDYLAGANHQNLEILLVDGTGRSTMQFNRKEGLQPSLASPPLDPAMLAFLRSDDGGETQVFSPKLSAARITLNAGASKKVLGLLLRVPD
- a CDS encoding glycosyltransferase — protein: MLSFVIPAHNEEQHLPATLSAAREAGVQCGEPFEIVVVSDSSTDRTEAIAREHGVRVLSVAHRQIAATRNSGAREARGDLLFFVDADTLPNAAAVRAGIETLRGGAVGGGCIPVFDGVLPLWARLMYPAFVVGMRTFRFVGGCFLFCTREAFEAIGGFPERYFAAEEVGFIRSLKGVGKFVIPRPTVVTSGRKLRAHSGRELLALAGRRVVRGRKLLEGREGLAIWYGPRTED
- a CDS encoding prenyltransferase/squalene oxidase repeat-containing protein, giving the protein MPTDSSSEDPQRETRRRVLDRAVRIGLGASVFSDAFLREGVALEDPHGVTPATREAIARGLRWLAGRQTADGAFGDRGAYAGNVGVAALCGTAFLCAGGVRSRWADIVTRCTGYLVSRAQPGGFIVEEEVRTHGPMYGHGFAVAYLSQVLGAEEGAGLAPGGSRVAAVLRKGVELILSAQDEQGAWRYTPFPDDSDVSVTTCQLIALLSARGAGISVPREVIDRGVGFVMSCQNPDGGFRYRVKDPPESLWPRSAAAVVALAQAGREVAAGAAGGGAAVRRGVRYLERGPRGTPLPRQAEYFYYGRFYEAQVVWREGAAAWGRWFPAVREELLVMQLGDGRWGDLQIGDEYATAMALMVLQMPENVVPMLSRGGGGAS